From the genome of Cyanobacteriota bacterium:
TGGGCCTATGCCTTCGTATCATAGCCTTTTGCTACTCAGATTAGAGAGATGCTTCCTGTTCTGTAGCTTGGGGTTGAGTCATTTAAGCAATTACCAACTGACGATAGCTAAAAAAGTTGTGCAGTTCATGGGCTATTTATACTCCATCACCACAGTTGTTTGCTGCACACTGGTATGTGTTACGTTGTGGTGTGATTACCTACTGCCGTTAGTGGTTAAGAGTACTTTAAGTAAGGTAACACTAGGTGAGAACACTTTGACGGTCATAATTACTTCTCTAGCAGCTAGTTGCTGATAAGGGTCGACTCGCCTGGTATCTGGGTAAGATAGAAGAAATGCATCCACACCTGGCATTAATCCATGAACGTAATTGAAAACACACATCATCACCTTGTAATCGCTACCACACCCCTGACAAAACAGATACTTGCGAGGGTCTCAATCCTTTTAGCGTCACTTGCCCCTGTGATGGGCATTCTTTACGCGAATACCTTGGGTAAAGCAAATACTGGGGAACTTACAGAGTTGACTTGTCAGCGAGTTGAGACCTATGTGAACTGCCAACTGACCCGCGAGGATGTGCAGGGTAACCAAACGATGAACCAGACTATTCGTCGTGTGCAAAAAGCTACTGTCTTGACAGTGCCAACTACCCGCAGGGTTTGTACTGGTACAGGAGAGAATCGCAGGTGCTCAGACAAACCCTATACCCTGTGCATAAGCCGGATTGTTGCTAACAATGTACCAGTAGAGATTCCTCTGAGTGAGTTTAAGGCAGGCACGACTGACCCGACTTGTCAAGCAGAAAATAGCATCACCTACGCTATTGCTAGCTTGGTCAAGGGTGACTTAACCGTAAAGGTTTGGACAGACGATACCCGTACAGGCGATATGAAGGCTGAGTTTTGGGGGATTGCTAGCTGTATCCTGGCAGGAGCAGGATTGTTTGCCTTAGTGTTGATCGCCCAGGTTCGTCAAGACATCTGGCTCTTTGATCGCCAACAGCAAAAGATTCGCCACACAGTCCGCTATCTTTGGCGGCAGCAAGAAACAGCCTACCCTTGGAAAGATGCGATCGGGCTAGAGTATACATCCGGTGGAACAGTAAAGTTATGGTTTAGACAAGGCCAGAAATTATGGGGACGCGCAGTGCCAGTTATGGAGAATTCATCTTCTGAATTGGTTGCCCAAATTGAACCTTATCTCAATCATGAGTTGAGGATTGAAAAGTTCGGTGGGTTAACAATAGAACGCACCCCAACTCGATTGACAATTCACTCTACAAATCCCCCAAAGCAACACTATGTAATTGATCTGGACGTAGGTACGATTAATTACTCTTGGGAAGAAAACACACCCGACCCATCTTCAGCGATCAACCATCAGGGTGCGCTAAGAATAGCTGGAAAAGTCCACTCTAATCCGTCTCTTCCTATTCGACAGGTAAACTCTGTGCAGTTCGTCACTAAGTATGATGACGAGGGAGATCGCATGTATAGTTTCAACCTAAAACTTGTTGACGATACCACAGAACCTCTATCTGACTTTACGTATGGATACACAGATGTGCCACGGATAGCAAACCGGATAGCTACCTTCTTGCAAGTGCCTCTTAATAAAGTTGAGCTTAGAGAGAAATGACTTGCTCTAGAGCTTCAGGTCTGACCATCTGTCAGTCAATCTGCACCTGGATTGCTATCAATCGTTGAGGATTTACTATCAACTGCTGGATGTAGGAGTTATTTGCTGTGAGTCTGTGTCAGGGGAATCTTGATTATGAACTCTGCCCCCTTACCAGGTTCTGAAATGCACTCCAACTGACCACCATGCTTTTCTACTACGATTTGGTAACTAATGGAGAGACCCAAGCCTGTACCTTTGCCGATCGGCTTCGTGGTGAAAAAGGGGTCAAACAGCTTTTCCTTAGCATCAGCAGTCATGCCAGGGCCGTTATCCCCAATGCGGATGATTGCCCATGACTGGTCAGCAGAAAGAGAGGTGCGAATGTGGATTGTTGGTGGCTGCCAACCCAGCAATAGTTCCTCACCATTGAATGCTTCTATAGGTTGAGATTCTAAGGCATCGATCGCATTGGCCAACACGTTGATAAAAACTTGATTGAGCTGACCAGCATAGCACTCTACGAGTGGCAGCATCCCGTAGTCCCTAATGACCCGGATAGCCATGGTGTCACCATGGGCTTTTAACCGATGTTGTAATAACATGAGGCTGTTATCAATGCCTTCGTGAATATCAACCATTTTTAGGTCGGATTCATCTTTACGTGAGAAGTTGCGCAGCGACAGCACCATCTGCTGAATGCGCTCGGCTCCAGCGGCCATAGAATTTAGGATATTGGGCAAGTCTTGCTGCAAGAAGTCGAGGTCAATGCTGCTCATAAAGGTTTGAATTTCTGGATCTGGATTTGGATAGTGTCGTTGATAAAGGTGAATCAACTGCAACAGGTCATGGGCATATTGATCCACATAGCTGAGATTGGCGTAGATAAAGTTAGTAGGGTTATTAATTTCGTGGGCAATGCCTGCCACTAGTTGTCCTAGGCTAGACATTTTTTCCGTTTGCACTAGTTGAGATTGGGTGCGCTTGAGGTCAGTCAGTGCCTGCTGGAGTTCTGCATTTTTAGCATTGAGGGCAGCTTCAGCCTGTTTACGATCGCCAATATTGCGGCCAATGCCTGTTAGCCCAACCACATTACCCTGCTCATCGCGCAGAATCACACCGTTCCAGTGAAACTCTATCTCGCCCTTAGTGGTGATCAGTCGCGCCTCTACATCCATCGATCCCATGGAAAAAGCTCGATAGATGGCTTGTACCATCTTGCCCCGCTCAGCCTCTGGAAAAAATGCCAATGCTGATCGCCCTTGAATCTGCTCACCCGTCAGCCCTGTAAGAGCTTCTAGTTGAGGATTCCACTTCAACATACGAATGTGCAAGTCAATAACGTACAAAACATCTGGAATCGCAGCAATTATGCTCTCCTGTTCACGCAATGTCCGTGCTAGTACCTCTTCAACGTGGCGACGCTTAGACATTTCATGTAAGCGATCAACAATGCGCAGCAATTCTGCCGTGCGCTCTCCATCTTGGTGCTTTACAGCTTTCATCACCTGCTCTGTAGTCTCTGCCCACTTGCGATCAGTAATGTCATGGATTGCGTTGACTCGTAGTCGCCGACCCCGATAGGTAATTGTGCGACCGCGAATTTCTGCCAAAAAGGGAGAACCGTCTTTACGCAGCAAGGTCGCTTCGTAGCGATCTTCGGTGCCAACTTGCTGGCGTTGAATGATCAAGTCCTTGTCTTGCCAGGCGATGAAGCGGGTGACAGACATGCCCCTCACTTCTTGAGGACTGTAGCCCAACATCTGAGTAAAGTTTTTGT
Proteins encoded in this window:
- a CDS encoding PAS domain S-box protein gives rise to the protein MSFPPANVTPSEPWRAWIEAAPIAMAVVDLAMNYLAASRQWMVDYGLHHSNVVGQSYYESLPDVPDTWRQMYQRCLGGETERQEAKIYLSRTQRHEWIRCQASPWYTNEGTIGGLVLVSLVITATVTEKQQAERAIQEAEERFQRLSEASFEAIVITDGGLVVEANKNFTQMLGYSPQEVRGMSVTRFIAWQDKDLIIQRQQVGTEDRYEATLLRKDGSPFLAEIRGRTITYRGRRLRVNAIHDITDRKWAETTEQVMKAVKHQDGERTAELLRIVDRLHEMSKRRHVEEVLARTLREQESIIAAIPDVLYVIDLHIRMLKWNPQLEALTGLTGEQIQGRSALAFFPEAERGKMVQAIYRAFSMGSMDVEARLITTKGEIEFHWNGVILRDEQGNVVGLTGIGRNIGDRKQAEAALNAKNAELQQALTDLKRTQSQLVQTEKMSSLGQLVAGIAHEINNPTNFIYANLSYVDQYAHDLLQLIHLYQRHYPNPDPEIQTFMSSIDLDFLQQDLPNILNSMAAGAERIQQMVLSLRNFSRKDESDLKMVDIHEGIDNSLMLLQHRLKAHGDTMAIRVIRDYGMLPLVECYAGQLNQVFINVLANAIDALESQPIEAFNGEELLLGWQPPTIHIRTSLSADQSWAIIRIGDNGPGMTADAKEKLFDPFFTTKPIGKGTGLGLSISYQIVVEKHGGQLECISEPGKGAEFIIKIPLTQTHSK